In Arcanobacterium canis, the sequence CCCGCTGCTACCCCAGTTACTGCACCAGCAGGCAGCGAGGACGCCTACGTCACTCCGATTGTTCGCAAGCTTGCAAAGGATCTGGGCGTTGACCTCTCAACCGTCGCAGGCACCGGCGTCGGCGGGCGTGTTCGCCGTCAGGATGTCGAAGCTGCAGCTGAAGCTGCGAAGGCGGCACAGGCTAGCGCAGCACCAGTGGCTTCGGCACCGGCAACGCCCGCTCCCGCCAACGCTGGTTCGGTTAAGGCCGATCTTGCAAAGAAGGCCGCTGAGGCAACCTCTTTGCGTGGTACGCGTCAGAAGATGTCTGGCCTGCGCAAGACGATCTCGAAGCGTATGGTCGAGTCGCTCCAAGTGTCGGCTCAGCTGACCACCGTGATGGAAGTTGATGTGACCAAGATCGTGGCACTACGGGCTAAGGCAAAGGACGGCTTCAACGCTCGCGAGGGCGTCAAGCTCACCTATCTGCCATTCTTCGTTCAGGCCGCAGCTGAGGCACTCAAGGCACACCCGAAGCTCAACGCATCGATCGAGGGCAACGAAGTCGTCTACCACGACGTCGAACACGTCGGCCTTGCTGTGGACACCCCCAAGGGCCTGTTTGTGCCGGTGATCAAGAACGCTGGCGATCTGAATATCGCAGGTATTGCGAAGCAGATCGCCGATCTTGCGTCGCGTACTCGCGATGGCAAGATCGGCGCAGAAGAAATGGCTGGTTCAACCTTCACCATCACGAACACCGGTTCGATTGGCGCACTGTTTGATACCCCGATTATTAACCAGCCCAACGTCGCCATCCTTGGCACCGGCGCGATCTTCAAGACGCCAGCTGTTATCAAGGATCAAGATGGTAACGATGTGATCCAGGTTCGCTCCAAGTGCTACCTGGCCATCTCCTACGATCACCGTCTCGTTGACGGCGCTGACGCTTCTCGCTTCCTGCGTGATGTCAAGCTCCGCCTCGAAGAGGCTGATTTCGCAGGTGAACTTGGTCTGTGATCATCATTAATTGAGTGTGCCGGCAAGGAAAACCTTGCCGGCACACGTGTATTTTTTCACAAGCAGACCTATCACGACCCGCCATCGACAAATTCATCTGGCTCATCCATGTGACATGTCACTGTGCGAAACATCCTTTCACTCCCCTCATCGAATTGCCACAGTGCGCATGTTCGTACTGCACTGTCACCGTCTGCCTCAGAATCTCCGACCCCTGTTTGAACTGAGTTGACCTTCCAATACGTTTGACCATGACGTTGTACCTTCTCCACGCTGGTGACCACGGTAGCGACATGAGACGGATCTATCCCGCGCTCATCAATGACCTGCACAAGACGTTCGTCCGCTGCTCGGGCAGGCGAACGCGGAACGCTCAGCGCAAAAAGCGCATCAACGTCGCGGGTGCGTAATGCCTCATCGCGTCGGCTCACCACCCGTTGAGCCACCTGGATCAGTGTCTGTCCCGGACTGACATATATTGCCAACACACCACCAGCGATCATGGAGATGGCCAAGACACTCGCTACCACGATTTTTGACTTCATATGTCGATCTCATCATGTTTCGTCGAAAAGGCCGTAAAGTTATCCACAGCTTGCATACAATGAGCAGGTTGAAAGGAGCATTTTGGCTACAGGATCTAAATTTGCGCAATACCGTGACCTCC encodes:
- the sucB gene encoding 2-oxoglutarate dehydrogenase, E2 component, dihydrolipoamide succinyltransferase, whose translation is MSEPIKMPALGESVTDGTVNAWLKQVGETVEEGEPLLEVSTDKVDTEVPSPISGVLESIEVAEDETVEVGTILGYIGDGSGASSAASTHEPAQTEAPTPAGDPSPTEQVQQAAGGTGVEVKMPALGESVTDGTVNSWLKEVGDDVEEGEPLLEVSTDKVDTEVPAPASGKLTQILVTEDATVEVGAVLAIIGGEVPASSNEPDVAPVPAEPAAPAAPATPAPAAPAPAAPAATPVTAPAGSEDAYVTPIVRKLAKDLGVDLSTVAGTGVGGRVRRQDVEAAAEAAKAAQASAAPVASAPATPAPANAGSVKADLAKKAAEATSLRGTRQKMSGLRKTISKRMVESLQVSAQLTTVMEVDVTKIVALRAKAKDGFNAREGVKLTYLPFFVQAAAEALKAHPKLNASIEGNEVVYHDVEHVGLAVDTPKGLFVPVIKNAGDLNIAGIAKQIADLASRTRDGKIGAEEMAGSTFTITNTGSIGALFDTPIINQPNVAILGTGAIFKTPAVIKDQDGNDVIQVRSKCYLAISYDHRLVDGADASRFLRDVKLRLEEADFAGELGL